The following DNA comes from Nothobranchius furzeri strain GRZ-AD chromosome 19, NfurGRZ-RIMD1, whole genome shotgun sequence.
AGGGAAACTATTCAAAGTTTCTGTATTTAATATGGCACGGTGTTTAGTTTTAAATGTGGAAATTTCAATTTTAATCTCGACTGTGTTTAAAACGCTGTGTCCGATAAAGGAACCCAAGCTACATTGAGGGGTTAGTGTTGTGAAATAGCGTAGAAGGACGAGGTTTTTCTCTCTTTGACCGAGGAGCCATTTTACGCGCCTTCACGACCAGAAAACAGTCCGCCATGTGCCACGTTACCCCCCTGGTCCCTCTCCAAGCGCCTATCTTTAGCATCGACTGCGTAAACATCAAATATCTGCCACCGATAAATTTACTGTAGCACCGACAGGAAACTGTTTGATATTAAGTTGTTGGCTTTCCGGGGGAAGTCACACAGAAATTTCCTATTTTACACACGGAGAAAAAACTACTTCCACATCCGGTTAGATGCATTGTACAAGCGTGCATCGCCAAACTGCTTACCGACTCGTAGTAAAACAGGATTTCTCTACTTAATGTTATTTAAACTACTTGGAGTAATTATGTGCGTGGAAGATCCGGCTCTTTTGCTAGTGTATGACGGATGAGAAACTGCTTACCGTGTGTAGGTTTGTGCGGGGCCGGGAAAGCTGCTCCTATGTGCTTTGCTAATGTTAGCAAGCTAGCTAGCTAAACAGAGCTAGTCCCCTGTTAGGAGGACGATTGCGCTTTTATCGTTCAGGACCACGTAAGAAAAAACGAACGATGTGCAGAATATATTTCAAGGTTTCCCAAAACCTTAGACATTAGGAACCACATCTGTCGATCTCGGCAGAGCTTGTTCGTTTTAGGAAAGTTAGCGAGAGGTTATCGTTCCCTTTCCGGAAGTCATGGATTCAGACTTCCAACATAAGAGACTTGATTCATAAGTCGTAAGTCATATGTTCTCCCAAATGCATGGATGTATTTAATATAAGGTAAAGTAAAAAGCATTGATTCAAAGATTATAGGTGCACTGGTTGATCGTGAAATACCAGTGCTCTGAGTGACTTGAATATATTCTTAATTTTGGCTTGTAACAACaaattaaaataatgaatactTGATTATCCATATGGATGCGGAAAATTAATTCTAAATTAATTTACGGCCAATTATATTATTTTAACCATAAAGTGGAAGAAAACTAATGTAATATTGGCAAGCGGAGCTTGTGTATTTTATTGTGAAGGTCTTGGAAGGAAGTTCGTACTCTATTACTGTTATTTACTAGTCTGCTGCGTTAGCTATTAGCCTGCGCGCATGAATTTAGTTAGTAAGCTAAATTAATTCAGGTTTTACCTCTTTTTGCCTTGTTGAGTCTTGTAACTGTACGCCTCCTGTCGTCACCCGTGTTCTGACATGCAGCCGTTTAGCTGCGGAGAACTAAAAACAACCTATTTAATTTTGTATTTTTCTAGAACAAATATGGCGGCCTCGCGACACCGGAGGTGGAAGCCAGAATGTGCGTTAACCTCCCTATGGGCGGGCTTTCTAACATTGTGACATTACAGCTGACTTGAGGTCAGTGTGGGTAGCGGAGTCACCGTAGATAGTATTATATCGCCAGAACAGATGCTGACAAGTGGGATGAAATGGCGTATTTGTTGTTGTCTGCTATCTATCACGGTTATCTTGAGCTGCTTAAAAATTTCTCCATAGGAAAATGAATTTTTTTGTAATAAAGAACTCTGCctcttaatttttaataaataattGCAGTCACATGTCCCTAAATTGTGAGCAGGTGTCAGTTTATTCTGAAATTTGAGTCTCACTCGAAACAGGATAAATCAATAGGAAATAGTTTtcaaaaaataaacacatttctgaATAAAACAAAAAGGCACAAAAAAACTTGTACACATATAAACTCAGAAAAACATTCTGAAAATTAAAATTCACATGTGGGTCATGTTTAGCCAACTTTAGGGACATAAACCAGTAAGTTTAAGGTCACTTTTTGCTTTAATTCTGCAGAAAACAAAGTTCAAATCTCCAAAACTCAGTTAGTGTGACATGCATTAATTTACCATAAGGTAAGAATcaatgattttaaaataaattataCCCCAAAGCACCATATTTGATCATCAATGGCTGTAATAAGTGATGTAGTGTTTCTATTACTCTATTAAGTTCATTCGGACCTTCAGTTTGTTTCAATATTTTGAATATCTTCTTAATTCAGATTAATACATTTAAGAAGACTAATAGATCAACAGGCCCAATTTATGTCAACTCCATATTAATAAAAAATGTACTAGCTTATTGGTTTAAACAGGACATTTAAATACGGGTCACAGATCTACTGATGTTAGGCTGAATCAGATGATGCAGGTTTGATCTGGGGTCAGATTGTGATGGCTTTAGAGCAGCAGGTTGAGGTCAGCCAGTAGAGAGTCCACGTCAGCGATGGGAGCTCTCCAGTAGTTGAAGGAGGAGAACTCTGACAGCTCCTGCTGCAGGAGTGGAGATAATGTTTTATACAGGAGCGCAAAAAAAAATGCATATGTTCATTTAGGATTCAGAAAGTTCAAAAGCACAACCTTGTCATCCTGACTCCACATCttgtttgttttgctgcttctCATGGAGTCGGTC
Coding sequences within:
- the mllt11 gene encoding protein AF1q isoform X1 encodes the protein MEKSSSMYDSFLFWRQPIPALDLSELEDLGLTDSMRSSKTNKMWSQDDKQELSEFSSFNYWRAPIADVDSLLADLNLLL
- the mllt11 gene encoding protein AF1q isoform X2 gives rise to the protein MEKSSSMYDSFLFWRQPIPALDLSELEDLGLTDSMRSSKTNKMWSQDDKELSEFSSFNYWRAPIADVDSLLADLNLLL